The following coding sequences are from one Cryptococcus deuterogattii R265 chromosome 1, complete sequence window:
- a CDS encoding DNA repair protein Rad8, translating to MVAALAFNGGPSGDSRRTSLRRATSSTDVSYNIDTKFDIDLEGIEDRAVNGKNTRNIPRCSSQPQKRKRTSPSPDMESEEDGDDWYEIDYIADSRVVRRNGRQILQYLIHWDGYAVHERTWEDEDGIGGDDCSLVQEFYRKNPGKRRLLSPSVRKEVKSARKVEVVITTRRIDKKNNRATYSTDQPSPHRIGRTSLQSSNVDEEDPIRCLVRPAASKPAEESFSRKMHPNKKRKTSSDDESDFAFEESEWDEDEDDDVEFKSDEDNEQEGYVEEPESDEEITKPARKARASLPKAKSRPKPADLSSFVTGVRPLSQELDIKAAVRNVSEDLPPISDIEAMFDHLVSRIPDIVELVRRLNGRKLRVATMCSGTESPLLALNMIAKAIKAQHGLTLAFDHVFSCEIEPFKQAYIERNFAPPILFRDVTELGKKRAHTAYGSMAEVPGNVDILIAGTSCVDYSNLNNVQQDIDANGESGRTFRGMLQWVKKHQPPIVILENVCNAPWDRVIEYFGQIDYDAQYIRLDTKEFYIPHTRTRVYLFATPSSPESQDLPKKWAQTVKDLRRPWSSPFEAFLLHTDDPNIHRARVELASARAQADGTSRKTTDWNRCESRHQRARQDEALGLLRPLTSWQEAGVCKGLDWTWNDWLLAQTERVVDLLEISTLRMAKDGIDSGFKACIWNVSQNVDRQTGSSKTALAPCLTPNMIPWVTIRGGPVTGREALALQGIPVRELLLTSENEDQLADLAGNAMTTTVVGSAMIAALKVACRKIPKGTNPEKEAALVLEKEAIDDKQVANRIIGEKSLEHHDLDLAKVTKSNLFEILNLAFRSSRHCQCEGQSDTAPNILQCQECGYRACKSCGGRPEHVYASCSSQRVEPAEFEKIFKALLPMRVRIAGITGQCLNAIRKGAEKSNKGSISDDDWQLWNTALLEGIHDAEFRFRYLKRQSTWMAVYEARGAMLSLVLHNRIPEWRLTIKTPASEPNNSRLRALLLHPVARLQIDIGGPDVLCGPWELCIPFKKTIDIEITGKGELLPSWEASLGLQGPFANTTRWSELEISLQAEDENTLDRKLSGTYQLLPRCGQAMSSLHKKRSDPSGDGLPQLYFFLDPTRCGESREDRYVFSTSIERLDYGTERPVIARLDSKWRESNEKQRKVKLDVSGAWVRCPEAHLTAVGGNEIAVVANDIGADEIHRDRATYAIPSSASAISASLATDGCSHAIALLSCRVPLDPAHSESMWRRGAWAEIDLSHQGITTFANLAWITERLPPLDALRNWTRIAGEVSESVCERCAPKPPKIHWIKKEGKTNKKGNKTKSTIIAFEDKFEAGQYEHALKHRPSPFVVQLRLDRDIGSLRIGLNIVSLAHRALSRLAATTSKDKISLSWRLTPGHVAEIPQPRRIFILPSNKQDPENSQPVGFKLPLRKEQLRSLWWMLEQEKAAGKTHTFVEEEISESLLPAVGWRAEGKAERPVMVRGGVIADQVGYGKTIISIALVAQTMFFPAPEPAPPGLIDLKATLIVVPGHLSKQWPNEITRFTGSMFKVIVIQGMKDLQGKTIAELGKADIIVMASEIFESDVYWSRLEYLSAQPREWLHDTQGGRFFCDRLDAAMKTLTSQTQILKEEGSDAAMKAMEDKKKSLTENARAKKEVHTAVNFGKRMKGQAYRDKHDSDSKAKPIIKDEFERWEASEDEDDDEENKTYISIPKFHSSSGSESVSSALVKKDYTLLLNPVLHMFRFRRVIADEFTYLQKKSLAAVLRLSSSYRWILSGTPPVSDFAAIRSIATFMGIHLGVEDDGEGDVQYQKARAKEQTQAEKFHAFREIHSRAWHNRRDELAQEFLNVFVRQNIAEIEDIPTVEHIHTFKLPASEGAIYLELEHHLQALEMQARKETKFKNVTQGDRNARLEEALSDSKTAEEALLKRCCHFTLDLSDKTRDAKSAQEACDHITSARARQLLACQEDLFRSVKHAIALHGWIKKKGGFSKSDNERQPFAEWIAFSSNVSKHQGDIEAARILLKVMEKCGVKNGSIPPSPSDVQSQSVASGAKMDDVKWQLREQTHLLRKLVKELVARVRSLRFFEVVRKVQKGRSDARIMLESSECGHKPSTNPDIEMAILSCCGHVACHECMRKAAASQRCVKSGECHAAVRPTNIVKVSSLGVEGELSSGRYGAKLEHLVNLIHSIPKDDRILVFLQWEDLAGKVSEALSAGKIPHVTLSGSAKSRANTLDRFQSTNAATARVLLLKMNDASAAGSNLTTANHAIFLGPLFTNSLVNYRAVETQAIGRVRRYGQQKKVHIHRLLALDTIDMTIFNTRRAELREKTDWEETPQEEYKGGGSSISIADEKRKPTSTVKSNPLKRDFSLALAPSLNNKKRSIRARDAGHVSDDDEHSELSDII from the exons ATGGTTGCTGCACTCGCCTTTAACGGCGGCCCATCCGGAGACAGTCGGCGTACTTCTCTTAGGCGGGCTACTTCATCAACAGACGTGTCATACAACATAGACACCAAGTTTGACATTGATTTGGAGGGAATAGAAGACCGCGCTGTAAATGGGAAAAATACGAGAAATATCCCAAGGTGCTCCAGTCAGCCACAGAAAAGGAAACGC ACATCTCCATCGCCGGATATGgagtcagaagaagacggcgaCGACTGGTATGAAATTGACTACATTGCTGATTCTCGAGTCGTCAGAAGGAACGGACGCCAAATCTTACAGTATCTCATTCACTGGGACGGTTATGCTGTGCACGAGAGAACGtgggaggacgaggatggtaTTGGAGGAGACGACTGTTCACTCGTTCAAGAATTTTATCGAAAGAATCCCGGAAAAAGAAGGCTCTTGTCCCCTTCCGTCAGGAAGGAAGTCAAATCAGCACGCAAGGTAGAGGTCGTCATCACTACGCGGAGGATtgataaaaaaaataacAGAGCCACCTACTCAACAGACCAGCCATCCCCTCATCGCATAGGCAGAACCAGTCTTCAATCGAGCAacgttgatgaggaagaccCCATAAGATGCCTTGTTCGGCCTGCCGCCTCAAAGCCAGCCGAGGAATCGTTTTCAAGGAAAATGCATCCGAACAAGAAGCGTAAGACGTCTAGCGATGATGAAAGCGACTTTGCCTTTGAAGAAAGTGAAtgggacgaggacgaggacgatgatgtggaATTCAAGTCAGATGAAGATAATGAGCAGGAGGGGTATGTAGAAGAGCCTGAAAGCGATGAGG AAATAACAAAACCTGCTAGAAAGGCAAGAGCTTCGTTGCCCAAGGCGAAATCACGCCCCAAACCAGCAGATCT TAGTAGCTTCGTGACAGGTGTGAGACCTCTAAGTCAAGAACTGGATATCAAAGCGGCTGTAAGGAATGTGAGTGAGGATCTACCTCCCATAAGCGACATCGAAGCCATGTTCGATCACCTTGTCTCCAGA ATCCCGGACATAGTTGAACTGGTCAGACGGCTGAATGGACGAAAACTCAGGGTAGCTACAATGTGCTC TGGTACCGAgtcccctcttcttgctctcaACATGATCGCAAAAGCAATCAAAGCTCAGCATGGCCTTACATTAGCGTTTGATCACGTTTTCTCTTGCGAGATTGAACCATTTAAACAAGCTTATATTGAGCGCAACTTTGCCCCTCCTATTTTATTTAGAGATGTGACTGAGCtaggaaagaaaagagctCACACGGCGTATGGTTCGATGGCTGAGGTACCTGGTAACGTTGAT ATTCTCATCGCTGGTACTTCCTGTGTCGATTACTCTAATCTGAATAACGTCCAACAAGATATTGATGCCAATGGTGAATCTGGAAGGACTTTTCGTGGCATGTTACAATGGGTCAAAAAGCACCAGCCTCCGATTGTTATTTTGGAAAACGTCTGTAACGCGCCCTGGGATAGGGTTATTGAATACTTTGGACAGATTGACTATGACGCCCAGTATATACG ACTTGATACTAAAGAGTTTTATATTCCCCATACTCGAACTCGAGTTTACCTGTTCGCTACTCCCTCATCCCCTGAATCACAGGATCTTCCGAAGAAATGGGCCCAGACTGTGAAAGACCTTCGTCGCCCATGGTCTTCCCCATTCGAAGCATTCCTGCTTCATACAGATGATCCTAACATACATCGCGCTCGTGTCGAATTGGCCTCTGCGCGAGCGCAGGCAGACGGTACTTCTCGCAAGACTACCGACTGGAACAGATGCGAATCAAGACATCAGCGTGCCAGGCAAGACGAAGCACTCGGTTTATTGAGGCCTTTGACTTCCTGGCAAGAAGCGGGTGTGTGTAAGGGGCTGGATTGGACATGGAATGACTGGCTCCTCGCCCAGACGGAAAGAGTAGTTGATCTCCTGGAGATTTCCACTTTGCGGATGGCAAAGGACGGCATTGACTCTGGTTTTAAAGCTTGCATTTGGAATGTCAGTCAAAACGTTGATCGACAGACCGGCTCGTCAAAGACAGCCCTTGCACCTTGCCTGACTCCCAACATGATTCCCTGGGTTACTATCCGGGGTGGTCCTGTCACTGGTCGCGAAGCTCTAGCTCTTCAAGGCATCCCCGTTCGAGAGCTCCTCCTTACAAGTGAAAACGAAGATCAGTTGGCTGATCTGGCGGGTAATGCCATGACGACCACTGTTGTTGGTTCTGCAATGATTGCTGCTCTCAAGGTGGCATGTCGTAAGATTCCCAAGGGGACTAACCCTGAAAAAGAAGCCGCTTTGGTtcttgaaaaggaagcaATCGACGATAAGCAAGTTGCTAACCGGATCATCGGCGAAAAATCCCTCGAACATCATGATCTTGACCTTGCCAAAGTTACCAAATCCAATCTATTTGAGATTCTCAATCTGGCTTTTCGAAGCTCTAGACACTGTCAATGCGAAGGGCAATCTGACACTGCTCCGAACATACTTCAGTGTCAAGAGTGCGGTTATCGTGCCTGTAAATCGTGCGGGGGCAGACCTGAGCATGTCTATGCGTCTTGTTCCAGTCAGAGAGTTGAGCCAGCGGAATTTGAGAAAATATTCAAGGCCTTGCTTCCCATGCGGGTACGAATTGCTGGCATAACTGGTCAATGTCTAAACGCTATTAGGAAAGGGGCTGAAAAGTCTAACAAAGGCAGCATtagtgatgatgattggcAATTATGGAACACAGCACTTCTAGAAGGAATACACGATGCTGAATTTAGGTTCCGATATCTCAAAAGACAAAGCACATGGATGGCAGTATATGAAGCTCGTGGTGCTATGCTTAGTCTTGTCCTTCACAATCGAATTCCCGAGTGGCGACTGACGATCAAGACACCTGCATCCGAGCCCAATAACAGCCGGCTtcgagctcttcttcttcatccggTAGCTCGACTTCAAATTGATATCGGGGGCCCAGATGTCCTGTGCGGTCCTTGGGAACTTTGCATTCCCTTTAAGAAGACTATCGACATTGAGATTACGGGCAAGGGCGAATTGTTACCTTCTTGGGAAGCTTCGCTTGGTCTCCAAGGCCCCTTTGCCAACACCACCCGATGGTCTGAACTTGAAATTTCACTCCAagcggaagatgaaaataCGCTTGACAGAAAATTGTCTGGAACCTatcaacttcttccccGATGCGGCCAGGCGATGTCGTCCCTTCATAAGAAGAGGTCCGATCCTTCCGGCGACGGTCTTCCCCAGCTCTACTTTTTCCTTGACCCTACCAGGTGTGGCGAATCCCGTGAAGACAGATACGTATTTTCTACAAGTATTGAAAGACTGGACTATGGCACAGAGCGACCGGTAATTGCTCGATTGGATTCCAAGTGGCGGGAAAGCAATGAGAAACAGAGAAAGGTGAAGCTGGATGTTTCTGGCGCATGGGTAAGGTGTCCTGAAGCCCACCTGACCGCCGTAGGTGGGAATGAAATCGCTGTTGTTGCCAATGACATCGGGGCAGACGAAATCCATCGTGACAGGGCTACCTATGCCATTCCTTCATCGGCTTCTGCCATCTCAGCATCTTTGGCGACTGATGGTTGTTCTCATGCAATAGCTCTTCTGTCCTGTCGCGTTCCACTTGATCCTGCTCACTCGGAGAGTATGTGGCGACGAGGAGCCTGGGCAGAAATCGACTTGTCACATCAAGGCATTACTACGTTTGCGAATTTAGCCTGGATCACCGAGAGATTGCCTCCTCTTGACGCGCTAAGAAACTGGACCCGTATTGCTGGCGAG GTATCCGAGAGCGTTTGCGAGAGATGCGCCCCAAAGCCACCTAAGATTCATTGgataaaaaaagagggCAAGACCAACAAAAAGGGAAACAAAACGAAGAGTACCATCATTGCGTTCGAAGATAAGTTCGAAGCTGGGCAGTATGAGCAT GCCCTCAAGCATCGACCCTCGCCCTTTGTTGTTCAGCTTAGGCTCGATCGTGATATTGGTTCGCTCCGTATCGGTCTCAACATTGTGAGCCTTGCCCATCGTGCACTCTCGCGGCTCGCGGCTACCACGTCCAAAGATAAAATCAGTCTTTCTTGGCGTCTCACTCCAGGACATGTGGCTGAAATCCCTCAACCTCGCCGCATCTTTATTCTACCAAGCAACAAGCAAGATCCTGAAAACTCTCAGCCTGTGGGTTTCAAATTACCCCTTCGTAAAGAACAGTTGCGATCTTTGTGGTGGATGTTagagcaagagaaggcAGCAGGGAAAACCCACACgtttgttgaagaagagatatcCGAATCCTTGCTTCCTGCTGTAGGGTGGAGAGCAGAGGGCAAGGCTGAAAGGCCGGTCATGGTCCGTGGAGGTGTTATTGCGGATCAAGTTGGTTACGGCAAAacaatcatctccatcgcccTGGTGGCGCAAACTATGTTCTTTCCTGCACCTGAACCTGCCCCGCCTGGTTTGATTGACCTGAAAGCGACACTTATTGTTGTGCCTGGTCATCTTAGTAAGCAATGGCCCAACGAGATAACGCGATTTACCGGCAGCATGTTTAAGGTCATTGTCATTCAGGGAATGAAAGATTTACAAGGAAAGACCATCGCTGAACTCGGCAAGGCTGATATAATCGTCATGGCATCAGAGATTTTCGAGTCCGACGTCTATTGGTCTCGACTCGAGTACCTTTCTGCCCAGCCTCGGGAATGGCTTCATGACACCCAAGGTGGAAGGTTCTTCTGTGATAGGCTTGACGCAGCTATGAAAACTCTTACATCGCAAACGCAAATcttgaaagaggagggcAGCGACGCGGCGATGAAGGCCATGGAAgataagaagaaaagttTAACAGAAAATGCCCGAGCTAAGAAGGAAGTACACACTGCCGTTAACTTCGGCAAACGAATGAAAGGACAAGCGTATCGAGACAAACACGATAGTGACTCCAAAGCCAAACCCATTATCAAGGATGAGTTTGAGCGGTGGGAGGCAtccgaagatgaagat gatgacgaggaaaaCAAAACTTACATCTCTATACCCAAATTCCACAGCTCCAGCGGCTCAGAATCAGTTTCCAGCGCTCTGGTTAAAAAGGATTACACGCTGCTGCTCAATCCAGTCCTTCATATGTTCCG ATTCCGTCGCGTCATTGCAGATGAATTCACTTATCTTCAGAAAAAGAGTCTTGCGGCCGTTTTGcgcctttcctcttcatacCGATGGATTCTGTCTGGTACTCCACCTGTCAGTGATTTTGCAGCAATCAGAAG TATTGCGACATTCATGGGCATACACCTTggtgtggaggatgatggcgaGGGCGACGTCCAGTATCAAAAAGCTCGCGCAAAAGAACAGACCCAGGCCGAGAAATTCCACGCGTTTAGGGAGATCCATTCAAGAGCCTGGCATAATCGACGGGATGAACTGGCACAAGAGTTCTTGAATGTCTTTGTGCGCCAAAACATCGCAGAGATCGAGGATATACCCACTGTTGAGCATATCCATACCTTCAAACTGCCAGCCTCAGAAGGCGCCATATACCTTGAACTTgaacatcatcttcaagctttggAAATGCAAGC GCGTAAAGAGACGAAGTTTAAAAATGTCACTCAAGGTGATCGCAACGCTAGGCTTGAAGAGGCCTTATCCGATTCAAAAACCGCAGAAGAAGCCTTGCTCAAACGATGCTGCCATTTCACCCTTGATTTATCTGATAAGACTCGAGACGCAAAATCTGCGCAAGAAGCCTGTGATCACATCACCAGCGCTCGAGCTAGACAGTTGCTCGCTTGTCAAGAAGACCTTTTTCGGTCAGTCAAGCATGCAATAGCTTTGCATGGAtggatcaagaagaaagggGGATTTAGCAAAAGTGATAACGAACGTCAACCATTTGCTGAGTGGATTGCATTCTCCTCCAACGTCTCAAAACATCAAGGCGACATTGAAGCTGCACGTATACTACTCAAGGTAATGGAGAAGTGTGGTGTGAAGAACGGCAGTatccctccctccccttcgGATGTTCAATCTCAATCAGTAGCCAGTGGGGCGAAAATGGATGACGTCAAATGGCAGCTCCGAGAGCAGACTCATCTTCTCCGTAAGCTTGTCAAGGAATTGGTGGCGAGAGTGCGATCGTTACGCTTCTTTGAGGTTGTCAGGAAAGTTCAGAAAGGCAGGAGTGATGCCCGAATCATGCTTGAATCTTCAGAATGTGGACACAAGCCATCCACCAATCCGGATATCGAAATGGCTATTTTGTCTTGTTGTGGTCATGTTGCCTGTCATGAGTGCATGCGTAAGGCAGCTGCTTCTCAGCGATGTGTTAAATCCGGAGAATGTCATGCCGCGGTGCGCCCGACCAATATTGTCAAGGTAAGCTCCCTGGGCGTTGAAGGCGAGCTTTCCTCAGGGAGATATGGTGCCAAACTAGAACATTTGGTCAACCTCATTCATTCTATTCCCAAAGATGACCGCATATTGGTATTCCTTCAATGGGAAGACCTCGCAGGGAAAGTGTCTGAAGCTCTGTCTGCAGGCAAAATTCCACATGTCACGCTATCTGGTTCTGCGAAGTCACGAGCAAATACTCTTGATCGATTTCAATCTACAAATGCCGCTACTGCAAGAGTGCTGCTCCTCAAGATGAATGATGCAAGCGCCGCCGGGTCTAATCTGACCACGGCCAACCATGCTATCTTTCTCGGCCCCTTGTTCACGAACTCTTTGGTCAACTATCGCGCTGTAGAAACACAAGCCATTGGCCGAGTGCGAAGGTACGGACAGCAGAAAAAGGTACATATTCATCGATTGCTGGCTCTTGACACCATTGACATGACCATCTTCAATACGAGGAGGGCGGAGCTCAGAGAAAAGActgattgggaagagacaCCTCAAGAAGAGTACAAAGGAGGAGGCTCATCCATTAGCATAGcagatgagaaaaggaagccAACATCGACCGTCAAGAGTAATCCACTTAAACGCGACTTTAGCTTGGCGCTAGCACCATCTCTCAATAACAAGAAACGATCGATTCGGGCAAGGGATGCTGGGCATGTAagcgacgatgatgagcatTCAGAACTTTCGGATATCATTTAA
- a CDS encoding polycomb protein e(z), producing MPPRQPGGLEPPPKVPPEIHNTVRQTWVQTWKDFYSWKPPSTLPVEHGWMSMRAEEDDKNLVKGHEDFSKRMAALMEKFDQESGVELKSAEVEFQGATELKPLQNPNKPPIEWNLHGRSIRPLPPIYKLTPTIEPVPEYSFCIYTPRSILSPDEVIMPFMPTFDDDTLDIPEFEAEKEKYSSLFTNCLWDLPGRDADVDIIMFETLKRLEKLGIEKEDIDRTRILPKECFYVESLDLRRDMPPFPLAPQNINSVAGVKLPDSSKRVVGAKRKWEEPLELIEEDFEADLEGFEEACCHYPTCTSVMCIRHAGMYFDGLTRNVSKGSSFQAGNQCLPRISSVLPTLSEPCSPACYSITSNEATLGARLPSMRLEKRGWSESDKQQLIDILSAYEGSGLERICGLKAVFNRTCAEIAQQITTILKDRSRGPSVHEAGAEIEYSTSSTSGSSRPLLQRSKSSKAQLIPITNRLPEFTECEHEGECVPGVCSCADNKLPCGRHCSCLSTCIRRHRGCNCRRILIQEGKPVREGKICINGKCPCIRSFRECDKELCGSCGAAEELVQDEAILKARGKFGKDGEWIENEDKTTQGQTFISCGNIALQKAKWPKLRVGISKVAGYGLFADEDIGHHVPVGEYVGEYISEWEGDNRNFAESINKRRYQFTINPQFITDAGFFGNHTRFINSAQGNNVNCVAHRES from the exons ATGCCTCCCCGCCAACCTGGAGGACTCGAACCCCCTCCAAAAGTTCCGCCAGAAATTCATAACACCGTTCGCCAAACATGGGTTCAAACATGGAAAGACTTTTACTCCTGGaaacctccttccacccttCCAGTCGAACATGGCTGGATGAGCATGCGagctgaggaagatgataagaACCTTGTCAAAGGTCATGAAGATTTCAGCAAGCGCATGGCCGCATTGATGGAGAAGTTTGACCAGGAAAGTGGCGTAGAATTGAAGTCGGCAGAGGTCGAGTTTCAAGGCGCTACCGAACTCAAGCCGCTACAGAATCCTAACAAACCACCAATCGAATGGAACCTACATGGTAGATCAATTcgccctctccctcccatcTACAAGCTTACACCCACTATTGAGCCAGTCCCCGAGTACTCCTTTTGTATCTACACCCCTCGCAGTATCTTGTCACCTGATGAAGTTATCATGCCCTTCATGCCTACTTTTGACGATGACACTCTCGACATACCAGAATTCGAGgctgagaaagaaaaatattcatctctttttaCCAATTGCTTATGGGACTTACCGGGACGGGATGCTGATGTGGATATCATCATGTTTGAAACGTTGAAAAGGCTGGAGAAGCTAGGCatagagaaagaagatatcGATAGGACGAGGATACTACCGAAGGAGTGTTTCTATGTGGAGAGCCTTgatttgagaagagataTGCCTCCGTTTCCATTAGCCCCTCAAAATATCAACTCAGTCGCAGGAGTAAAGTTGCCAGATAGCTCAAAACGTGTTGTAGGAGCTAAGAGGAAATGGGAGGAACCGCTCGAGCTTATTGAAGAGGATTTCGAAGCTGACCTAGAAGGGTTTGAGGAAGCATGTTGCCATTACCCTACTTGCACAAGTGTCATGTGTATTAGGCATG CCGGCATGTACTTTGACGGTTTAACACGTAATGTATCCAAAGGCTCAAGCTTTCAAGCCGGGAATCAATGTCTACCTCGTATTTCATCAGTACTCCCTACCCTCTCCGAACCTTGCTCCCCCGCATGCTACTCAATAACCAGTAATGAAGCAACCTTAGGGGCGAGACTCCCGTCCATGCGACTGGAGAAACGGGGATGGTCGGAATCGGATAAACAACAGCTTATAGATATACTTTCCGCATACGAAGGCTCGGGGCTCGAGAGGATATGTGGATTGAAAGCTGTCTTCAATCGAACTTGTGCAGAG ATCGCGCAACAAATTACCACCATTTTAAAAGATCGATCAAGAGGGCCAAGCGTGCATGAAGCAGGTGCCGAGATAGAATACTCAACTTCATCTACATCTGGATCGTCAAGGCCACTTTTACAAAGGTCAAAGTCCAGTAAAGCCCAATTGA TACCGATAACCAATCGTTTGCCCGAGTTCACGGAGTGTGAACATGAAGGCGAATGTGTTCCAGGTGTCTGCAGTTGTGCTGATAACAAGTTGCCATGCGGACGGCACTGCTCT TGTCTTTCCACGTGCATAAGACGACATCGCGGTTGCAACTGTCGTCGTATATTGATACAAGAAGGCAAACCTGTGAGAGAAGGCAAAATATGTATCAATGGTAAATGTCCCTGCATTAGGAGTTTCAGAGAATGTGACAAAGAACTATGCGGCAGTTGCGGAGCTGC TGAGGAGCTGGTACAAGACGAAGCGATCCTCAAAGCAAGGGGTAAATTcggaaaggatggagaatggattgagaatgaagataAAACAACCCAAGGGCAAACATTCATTAGCTGCGGAAATATAGCTTTACAAAAAGCAAAATGGCCG AAGCTGAGAGTAGGGATAAGCAAGGTAGCAGGTTACGGGTTATTTGCCGACGAAGATATCGGTCATCATGTGCCTGTAGGAG AATATGTGGGGGAGTATATTTCTGAATGGGAAGGTGATAATCGAAA TTTTGCTGAA TCTATCAATAAACGGCGATATCAGTTCACCATCAACCCACAATTCATCACTGATGCTGGTTTCTTTGGTAACCACACGCGGTTCATCAACTCTGCTCAAGGAAATAATGTTAATTGTGTTGCCCATCGTGAGTCTTGA